A region from the Benincasa hispida cultivar B227 chromosome 10, ASM972705v1, whole genome shotgun sequence genome encodes:
- the LOC120087909 gene encoding xyloglucan endotransglucosylase/hydrolase protein 9-like → MAASVSLACFLCFLLGFLMLGSIESRNFHELFQPSWAFDHFIYEGELLKLRLDNSSGAGFSSKSKYMFGKVTIQIKLIEGDSAGTVTAFYMSSDGPNHNEFDFEFLGNTTGEPYSVQTNVYVNGVGNREQRLNLWFDPTKDFHSYSIFWNRRQVIFLVDETPIRVHTNLEHRGIPFPKDQAMGVYSSIWNADDWATQGGRVKTNWAHAPFIASYKGFEIDGCECPTAVATAEVARKCSSDGEKKYWWDEPTMSELNLHQSHQLLWVRAKHMVYDYCTDSSRFPVTPAECVHHTHH, encoded by the exons ATGGCTGCTTCTGTGTCTCTTGCTTGTTTTCTTTGCTTTTTACTGGGTTTTCTAATGTTGGGTTCCATCGAATCCAGAAATTTTCACGAGCTTTTTCAGCCATCTTGGGCTTTCGATCATTTCATCTATGAAGGAGAGCTTCTTAAGCTTAGACTTGACAACTCATCTG GTGCTGGGTTTTCATCGAAGAGCAAGTACATGTTTGGGAAGGTCACGATTCAAATAAAACTCATAGAGGGTGACTCTGCTGGAACCGTCACTGCATTTTAT ATGTCATCAGACGGCCCAAATCACAACGAATTCGACTTCGAGTTCCTGGGGAATACCACAGGCGAACCTTACTCTGTTCAAACCAACGTGTACGTTAATGGCGTGGGTAACAGAGAACAGAGATTAAACCTCTGGTTTGACCCAACCAAGGATTTCCATTCCTATTCCATCTTCTGGAACCGTCGTCAAGTCAT CTTCCTTGTAGATGAAACCCCAATAAGAGTTCACACAAATCTGGAGCACAGAGGCATACCCTTTCCAAAGGACCAAGCGATGGGAGTTTACAGCTCAATATGGAACGCTGATGACTGGGCGACGCAAGGTGGTCGGGTGAAAACGAATTGGGCCCACGCGCCGTTCATCGCATCGTACAAAGGGTTTGAGATCGACGGGTGCGAGTGCCCAACAGCGGTGGCGACAGCGGAGGTGGCTCGTAAGTGCAGTAGCGACGGGGAGAAGAAGTATTGGTGGGATGAGCCAACAATGTCGGAGCTGAATTTGCATCAAAGCCATCAGCTGCTTTGGGTTCGGGCTAAGCATATGGTTTACGACTATTGTACGGATAGCAGTAGGTTCCCAGTTACTCCTGCCGAGTGCGTTCATCACACCCACCATTAG